In Vanacampus margaritifer isolate UIUO_Vmar chromosome 9, RoL_Vmar_1.0, whole genome shotgun sequence, the following proteins share a genomic window:
- the LOC144058001 gene encoding m-AAA protease-interacting protein 1, mitochondrial, which translates to MLRISRLAACRGLAASSSGLCGRRSGLTCSRPRCLARGFNNRHTQLANSGRLALVGHNRMFCSQPGADGLEGGSSGRQPDISVVGIPDPITWIRCKVMLLLVDFYFDLDVNSDDFERGVKQALVHVASLMSKGKYFDLIGVVSVEMIRCIEERCQALPQHHRQHLAVSMDDIIFVFPEDVSVVFDTLGRTFCTITMRLWYLTTLDGPDDPEGTRIFRVSPGPDSARSKKVATAVYEFHRELTKGASQDWMVTTVWHWNWKPTG; encoded by the exons ATGCTGCGGATCAGCCGCCTCGCAGCTTGCCGGGGGCTCGCGGCGAGCTCATCCGGGTTGTGCGGCCGGAGGAGCGGCTTGACGTGCAGCAGGCCCCGGTGCCTCGCGCGAGGATTCAACAACCGGCACACGCAGCTAGCGAACAGTGGGAGGCTCGCGTTGGTCGGGCACAACAGAATGTTCTGCTCGCAGCCTGGAGCTGACGGTCTGGAAGGAGGGAGCTCCGGCCGGCAGCCCGACATCTCGGTGGTGGGCATCCCGGATCCGATCACATGGATCCGGTGTAAAGTGATGCTGCTCCTCGTTGACTTCTACTTTGACCTGGATGTCAACTCGGATGACTTTGAGAGGGGAGTGAAGCAG GCATTGGTGCACGTCGCCAGCTTGATGTCCAAAGGAAAATACTTTGATCTCATTGGCGTAGTTTCTGTTGAG ATGATCCGATGCATCGAGGAGAGGTGTCAGGCTCTCCCGCAGCATCATAGGCAGCACCTGGCCGTCTCCATGGACGACATCATATTTGTGTTCCCCGAGGACGTCTCCGTGGTCTTCGATACGCTCG GTAGAACGTTTTGCACTATCACCATGAGGCTTTGGTATCTGACGACGCTGGACGGTCCCGACGACCCCGAAGGCACCAGGATATTCCGAGTGTCGCCCGGGCCAGACAGCGCCCGGTCGAAGAAAGTGGCAACGGCAGTTTATGA GTTCCATCGTGAGCTGACAAAGGGTGCGTCTCAGGATTGGATGGTGACCACCGTTTGGCACTGGAACTGGAAACCAACTGGCTGA